The genomic window GAACTCTGGCAATTGCCCTTCCAGCGCCTGCGCCAACACAACGAAGCACCAGTTCTCGTATACCTGCCAGGTCGGGGCCAAATAGTGCTGCTCGTCGACAGTCTGTTCGGACAACCCGTTACGGAGTATCCGAGTACCGAGGCGATAGGCCAAGTCATAATGCGGGTGGCCGGAAACCGCATTGAGGCCAGCCACATCGCCCCAAGTTTGCCTGGCGCCACTAAACGGCTGGCTGCGGGACAGTTTCAGCAAGCGCTTGTGCGTAGCGCTCAGAAACGCGGCCCGCCGTGGCAGCCGGGCAGCGAGATCGGTCTGGGTATCACTCGGGCTCAGCCGCAAACTCGTCAAACGCTCGGTCAACCAGACCGTCAGGCGCAGCACGTCGCTGAGCTGCCCGGCCATGAGCCGGTTGGCTGGGTTGTCGAGGGTGGGTTCGATGAAAGGCACGTCGAGGCGATTATCGTCCAGTACAACCGCACCAGCATTGCCCTGCTGCCGGGCAATGGCACTCAGGAGCTGCGGATTCGCGGCAAGACGGCGGATACTCTGATTATCGACCCGCCGGGCCAGTTGTATTGGCACCTGTTCCCGGCGATGACTGAGGCGCACCACCGGACGCTCGGCAACGGTTCTCAATGCCGCCAGGTAGCGCGTAATGAAACTGCGCAACCGAACGTAGCGGATCCACAGCTGCAGGTCACAGGAGTGGCCGCCAAGGCCCGTACGGCCGGGCTCCGCACCCATCAGCAGATCGATATCATAATCCGCGATCTGCTCGATATACTCCAAGTACTGTGCTTTGCCAGTTTTGTTCTGATGAGGCGATACCTCGAGACGAAAGCGCCACGGATCGCGCTGCCCAGGCAGCTCTAGCTCAGCCACCACCTCGCCGGCAAAAAAGCCGGGCTCCCAGCACCAGTAAAGCCCGGTCGGATCCTTGCTGAGTGGTGCATCGTCGACGAATAGCTGCGCATCTGACTGATCTATGCGGATACGGTAACTGCGCCCCTCATGCAGCCCGTACAGGCAACCGTCCTCCAGCATCTCACCAATAAGCACCAGATCGCCCTTGCGAGCCTCATAGACACTGAGGCTGGAGTTCACCGCCAGAACCGCATCATGCCGGATTCTGCCAGGTCGTTCCTGAGGCTAGCTACCTTGGCCCTGCTCCGACTCAGGCCATGCTCCTCCAGCACCGCCATCGTGCGCTGCAGGGTATCGTGCAGTCGTGCGCTTTCCGATCCTCTCAGCTTCGGCAACACCCGGGCGTAGATCACATCGTCCAGCATGACCGCAAAGCCATAGCCATTGTTCTTGCTCGCTAATGCAAGGTAGGTCAGCACGTCTTCGACAGTACGCCAGCCGAAATGCAGCCGCATGGGGGACAGCACCTCTGCCAGGGCCTGCAGGCAGTCCTGGGTATGCTTGACCTGATCAACCCCCAGGCCATGACCTCCCCAGTTTGGATAGCTGGTGAGGTCGATATCCCAGAATTCCAGCGTAAATGCCCGGTCCAGCACCTTGTCCGACAGGCCATGGGTAGTTTCATCCATATTGACGGTACCGACAAAAGCTACATTGGCCGGGTAGGCGATGGTATCGGGTACGCCATCGAACGCATCACCTTCGTTGTGCAGCCTCAGCTGGTCGCCCGACTCCATCGCCGACAGCACCGGCGCGAAATACTGCTCGGGGTGGGAGAGGTTCATCTCGTCCAGAATTACCGTAAAGGGCTGATCCGGGTGCTGTGCTGCACGCAGCAGAAAGTCGAGCAGCGGCGGGCGCACATAGGTGTCTGGCTGCAGCGGGTTGATATAGCCAAGGAGCGGCGTCGGGTCGTACCAGCCGGGCTGCACGGCCTGGATAAACAGGTTCTGCGAGGGCGTCTCAGAGTACTGCGCAGCAAGGGCCTCGCCATAGCGCTTTGCCAGCAGCGTCTTGCCGGAACCGGACAACCCCGCCAGGATTGCAAAGTGACGCCGGGGATGTGCCCAAAGGCCGATATGCAGCTGGCTTACGATATGCCTTGAGAATGCCGTCTTACCTGTGACGCCCTCAAGCAGAGCAGCCTGGTCAAGTGCCCCGATGTCGAGTGTTACGCTCGGAGACAGCGTTTCAGGCACCTCTTCAGCATCATTGCGTGGCAGGCTTTCGGGTTCCCAGTCTATCTGCTCGGCCCAGGAACGGCCTGCCTCGGTAAGGCTGTAGACCCCAAGGCTGTCGGCCTGCAGCAAATCGAAGTCCTTCAACCATTTTAGAATGACCCTGGGCCCGAAATCGGATGTCCAGCCAGGATTGACCTGCTGCAACCTCAGTACCAGCTCAGAAGAAGGGCTGGGATCTTCCTGCAACAACTTCAGCAGATGATCGACCCCCAGCGTCCGTGTGATGATCAGCGGTATCAGCTCCTGTGGATCGTTCGACGCCAGAAAGACCTCGCCCCGAGTAGTCGGCGTGAAAGAGTTGTCCTTTTCCTGAATCACGTAGAACTCGTTCTTGAGTACGTTGATAGTGGTACGCAGAGAGCTCTCTTTCAGGTCCGGAAATTCCGCTCGCAGATGATCCATCAGCTCCTCACGACTGACCCCCGTCTCCACAAAGCTGATCGCACTCAGCAGCGTCGCTATACCGCCCCTGATGCTGGTGAAGCCCTTGCGGCGTTGCATTGCCGGCAGCGGCTTGAGTTGAATGCCTCCCTGCTGGCTGGTGGTTTCGGTCTCCTTGTCACGACTGGCGGCGTAAACATGGGTTTCGTATAGATACCATGGCAGCGTCATCCGTTCCGCCAGCTCACCAAAGTCGTCTTGGCAAACGCCCAGGATCTGCTCAAGACGGATCATTAGCTCAGCCTGGACCACTATAGAGTCACGACTACCTTGTGGGCCAAACAGTGCCTTGTGGCATTCCAGTGACATTCGGCTGTATGTAATGGTGCTAAAGTAACGCGGGAAGAATGCGGCAAGTACACGAAATATCTTCACCCAAGGGGTACGGCTGGAGAAGTCCTTCAAGCGCGTGGCCAACTCGTTATGCAGGTTCTTGAAATGGCTAACCCGCTCTTCAACCGTCTCCGGTAACGGCGCCAACGACGCCTCAGCCAGCCATTGTCGGAAGCCTGCGTCATCCAGGGCGCTAGTGATGTCGACCGTCCCCATTCCGACACCGCTAACCGGATTGTCTTCCCAGAGCTTCTGATGGAACTCACGACTGCTACGAGTTGCCAGATCAGCCTGCTGCACATACGGCAGAAACTCGTCCAGAGCAGCGAGCCACTTGGGGTTCTTCTTGCGCGGCTCGATGGCTTGAAGCGCCTGCTTGAGCGTTTCATCCTGAGTCAGATCAAGGGGCATATCGAAGTTCCTTTATCGAATCTGTTGTCGAGCTCCATTCTAGTCCGGCAGTCGGGACATCCTGCCCAATAGCTACGATCCCATTACTAAGCGTGACAAATTTACCTAAGCCTAGTAATTGTAATTAGCTGATGTTTATAGACTTTCGTCCTCACCTTCTTTTGTAGGTGCGATTGATTATTGCTAAAAGCTGCTCAGCAGTCCGCCCCTGATTCAAACAATGTTCTCACCTTGTCTCGGTACAGAGGACCGAAAAGCAGATGATCCCCGGATTCGTGCCGCATGCGACCTGCCAGTAT from Marinobacterium aestuarii includes these protein-coding regions:
- a CDS encoding nuclease domain-containing protein codes for the protein MNSSLSVYEARKGDLVLIGEMLEDGCLYGLHEGRSYRIRIDQSDAQLFVDDAPLSKDPTGLYWCWEPGFFAGEVVAELELPGQRDPWRFRLEVSPHQNKTGKAQYLEYIEQIADYDIDLLMGAEPGRTGLGGHSCDLQLWIRYVRLRSFITRYLAALRTVAERPVVRLSHRREQVPIQLARRVDNQSIRRLAANPQLLSAIARQQGNAGAVVLDDNRLDVPFIEPTLDNPANRLMAGQLSDVLRLTVWLTERLTSLRLSPSDTQTDLAARLPRRAAFLSATHKRLLKLSRSQPFSGARQTWGDVAGLNAVSGHPHYDLAYRLGTRILRNGLSEQTVDEQHYLAPTWQVYENWCFVVLAQALEGQLPEFKWRLRKGASYADRLLEGACGAARIRLYFQLTCPSLGNTNSHGYCSISRERRPDLVLEYKYNDEIRYLCLDSKYTASRAGILDAMASAHVYHDSIRGNGQAPVISALLVPANQGAELLEQQDYFDNHGVGVYRLFERSQANRLVGGLIEKLELRLATAVVSAVVTS
- a CDS encoding McrB family protein; the protein is MPLDLTQDETLKQALQAIEPRKKNPKWLAALDEFLPYVQQADLATRSSREFHQKLWEDNPVSGVGMGTVDITSALDDAGFRQWLAEASLAPLPETVEERVSHFKNLHNELATRLKDFSSRTPWVKIFRVLAAFFPRYFSTITYSRMSLECHKALFGPQGSRDSIVVQAELMIRLEQILGVCQDDFGELAERMTLPWYLYETHVYAASRDKETETTSQQGGIQLKPLPAMQRRKGFTSIRGGIATLLSAISFVETGVSREELMDHLRAEFPDLKESSLRTTINVLKNEFYVIQEKDNSFTPTTRGEVFLASNDPQELIPLIITRTLGVDHLLKLLQEDPSPSSELVLRLQQVNPGWTSDFGPRVILKWLKDFDLLQADSLGVYSLTEAGRSWAEQIDWEPESLPRNDAEEVPETLSPSVTLDIGALDQAALLEGVTGKTAFSRHIVSQLHIGLWAHPRRHFAILAGLSGSGKTLLAKRYGEALAAQYSETPSQNLFIQAVQPGWYDPTPLLGYINPLQPDTYVRPPLLDFLLRAAQHPDQPFTVILDEMNLSHPEQYFAPVLSAMESGDQLRLHNEGDAFDGVPDTIAYPANVAFVGTVNMDETTHGLSDKVLDRAFTLEFWDIDLTSYPNWGGHGLGVDQVKHTQDCLQALAEVLSPMRLHFGWRTVEDVLTYLALASKNNGYGFAVMLDDVIYARVLPKLRGSESARLHDTLQRTMAVLEEHGLSRSRAKVASLRNDLAESGMMRFWR